A stretch of Desulfuromonas acetoxidans DSM 684 DNA encodes these proteins:
- the rlmH gene encoding 23S rRNA (pseudouridine(1915)-N(3))-methyltransferase RlmH, with amino-acid sequence MKLTILCVGKLSLPFLKEGRDEYRQRLKRYLPVDEIELKEEKRGGKKATADFVRNHEAEALTARIPAGSYVIGLDEKGRRLSSEKLAANLERHMNQGTANVCLIIGGAYGLTEALRQRCDSLLSLSDMTMTHQMARMFLYEQLYRAMTIIRREPYHNS; translated from the coding sequence GTGAAACTGACGATTCTTTGTGTCGGAAAACTGTCGCTCCCCTTCCTTAAGGAGGGACGTGACGAATACCGCCAACGTCTGAAGCGCTATCTGCCCGTTGACGAGATTGAGTTAAAAGAGGAAAAGCGCGGTGGGAAAAAAGCCACGGCCGACTTTGTTCGCAACCATGAGGCCGAAGCACTGACGGCACGCATTCCGGCAGGAAGCTACGTCATTGGTCTTGACGAAAAGGGGCGCCGGCTCAGCTCCGAAAAGCTGGCCGCCAACCTCGAAAGACATATGAATCAGGGCACAGCCAATGTATGTCTGATTATCGGTGGCGCGTATGGTCTAACAGAGGCATTGCGGCAACGTTGCGACAGCCTGCTATCGCTGTCTGACATGACCATGACCCACCAGATGGCCCGCATGTTCCTTTACGAACAACTGTATCGGGCCATGACAATTATCCGTCGGGAGCCGTATCACAACAGTTAA
- a CDS encoding branched-chain amino acid aminotransferase has protein sequence MQDIQILPVDETKQPVQDESQLVFGKEFTNRMFVMEYKTGQGWHSPRIQPYGPFSLDPAALVLHYAQEIFEGLKAFRREDGEIALFRPRDNFERFNLSARRMCMPELDVDLCLKALRELLKLEQNWVPKSEGTSLYIRPTMIATEPVLGVKPADEYLFYIILSPVAAYYKGGLKPVKIWVSDEYVRVPSGGTGEAKTGGNYASSLYASALAAQKGYDQVLWLDSVERKYVEEVGSMNICFLYDGKIVTSPLSGSILNGITRRSILTLVKEMGYEVEERALTIDEILDGAANGRLTEAFGTGTAAVVSPVGHFTYREREVDLGNGEAGELTMKLYNTLTGIQYGRCEDKYNWVETL, from the coding sequence ATGCAGGACATCCAGATCTTACCCGTGGATGAGACCAAACAACCGGTTCAGGATGAATCACAGCTGGTTTTCGGCAAAGAGTTCACCAACCGTATGTTTGTCATGGAATACAAAACCGGACAAGGCTGGCACTCACCACGCATCCAGCCCTACGGCCCATTCAGTCTTGATCCGGCCGCACTGGTATTGCATTACGCCCAGGAAATTTTTGAAGGCCTCAAGGCGTTTCGCCGCGAAGACGGAGAGATTGCCCTGTTCCGCCCTCGAGACAACTTCGAGCGTTTCAACCTCAGCGCTCGTCGTATGTGCATGCCGGAACTGGATGTCGATCTGTGCCTCAAAGCACTGCGCGAACTGCTCAAACTGGAACAAAACTGGGTCCCGAAAAGTGAAGGCACCAGCCTGTACATTCGCCCAACCATGATCGCCACGGAACCGGTTCTCGGTGTCAAACCGGCCGATGAGTACCTGTTCTACATCATCCTGTCACCAGTTGCCGCCTACTACAAAGGGGGGTTGAAACCCGTTAAAATCTGGGTATCCGATGAGTATGTGCGTGTTCCAAGCGGCGGAACCGGCGAAGCAAAGACCGGCGGCAACTACGCCTCCAGCCTCTACGCGTCAGCTCTGGCTGCGCAAAAAGGCTACGACCAGGTATTGTGGCTTGACAGCGTTGAGCGCAAATATGTCGAAGAGGTCGGCAGCATGAATATCTGCTTCCTCTACGACGGCAAGATCGTTACCTCACCACTGAGTGGCTCGATTCTCAACGGAATCACCCGCCGCTCAATTCTGACGCTGGTTAAGGAGATGGGTTATGAGGTTGAGGAACGCGCCCTGACCATTGACGAAATCCTCGACGGCGCGGCCAATGGTCGACTCACCGAAGCCTTTGGAACCGGCACAGCCGCAGTCGTTTCTCCGGTCGGCCATTTCACGTACCGAGAACGCGAAGTTGACCTCGGCAATGGCGAAGCCGGTGAACTGACCATGAAACTCTACAACACCCTGACCGGCATTCAGTACGGTCGCTGTGAAGACAAATACAACTGGGTTGAAACCCTGTAA
- the proB gene encoding glutamate 5-kinase has translation MRKTLISPAKRVVIKVGSAVISDQDGLDRNHLDALAQDICTLKQRGYEVILVSSGSVAAGKKDLGITGRPKTIPLKQAAAAVGQSRMMRYYRTAFRERKENVAQVLLTRDDLANRRRYLNARNTLTTLLDYGIVPIINENDTVVVDEIRFGDNDNLSALVTNLVDANLLVILSDVDGLYDKDPRKHPDAALIQEVERINEKVKAMAGVADSELGTGGMATKLKAAKRATMHGVGTAIINGLTPGNLLRLFDGEDIGTYFFPASNRMAAKKHWIAFTKKPRGKLLVDEGAVNAVVHNGRSLLPSGIKGVEGGFDRGDAVRLCDEQGNEFAKGVTNYALAELLQIMGKKTAEIERVLGYKYGDEIIHRDNLVLTEADGDENS, from the coding sequence ATGCGCAAAACATTGATTTCACCGGCAAAACGGGTGGTAATCAAAGTTGGCAGTGCGGTAATTTCTGATCAGGACGGCCTCGATCGCAACCACCTTGACGCCTTGGCCCAGGACATCTGCACGTTGAAGCAGCGTGGCTACGAAGTCATCCTGGTCTCGTCGGGTTCCGTGGCGGCCGGAAAAAAAGATCTGGGCATCACCGGCCGGCCGAAGACCATCCCACTCAAACAGGCGGCTGCTGCCGTTGGCCAAAGCCGCATGATGCGTTACTACCGCACAGCGTTTCGCGAGCGCAAGGAGAACGTTGCTCAGGTGCTGCTGACCCGTGACGACCTGGCCAATCGCCGCCGCTATCTCAACGCGCGCAACACCCTGACAACGCTGCTTGATTACGGCATTGTCCCGATTATCAATGAAAACGACACCGTCGTTGTTGACGAAATCCGCTTTGGCGACAACGACAACCTGTCGGCTCTGGTGACCAATCTGGTCGACGCCAACCTGCTGGTCATCCTGTCCGACGTCGACGGCCTTTACGACAAAGATCCGCGCAAACACCCCGATGCCGCCCTGATCCAGGAGGTGGAGCGAATCAATGAAAAGGTCAAAGCCATGGCCGGTGTGGCCGACAGCGAACTCGGCACCGGTGGCATGGCCACCAAACTCAAGGCGGCCAAGCGCGCCACCATGCACGGAGTCGGCACTGCCATTATCAACGGCCTGACGCCCGGCAACCTGCTCCGTCTGTTTGACGGCGAAGATATCGGCACCTATTTTTTCCCGGCCAGCAACCGCATGGCAGCAAAAAAGCACTGGATCGCCTTTACCAAAAAACCACGCGGCAAGTTGCTCGTCGATGAAGGCGCCGTCAATGCCGTCGTTCACAATGGCCGCAGCCTGCTGCCATCGGGCATCAAGGGCGTCGAAGGCGGCTTTGATCGTGGCGATGCCGTGCGTCTGTGCGATGAGCAGGGCAATGAATTCGCCAAAGGGGTCACCAACTACGCCCTGGCTGAACTGCTGCAGATCATGGGAAAAAAAACCGCTGAAATCGAGCGGGTTCTCGGCTATAAATATGGCGACGAAATCATTCACCGTGACAATCTGGTCTTGACCGAAGCCGACGGTGACGAAAACAGTTAA
- a CDS encoding ComF family protein — translation MAIARAIHPLVKLLKAVDNSLFPAACHACQKRLNTNEPFLCHDCQTSCLQQPTAHCPRCGQPHPATTTQNHLCNRCLTSPPPFNWLKAAGIYQGQLAELLQQFKFHHKTSLASPLADLILLQHQQAIDEFAADIIVPTPLHFQRLRERGYNQAKLIGQQLARHLNLPVNCSLALRNRPTPPQSTLSLNQRIDNMRGVFYSPEARPSRILLIDDIATTTSTARACSRALTQRGHTVAVLVVARALPHH, via the coding sequence ATGGCCATTGCCCGCGCAATCCATCCCTTGGTTAAGCTCTTGAAGGCTGTCGACAACAGCCTGTTTCCAGCCGCATGTCACGCATGTCAGAAACGGCTGAACACCAATGAGCCGTTCCTGTGCCACGACTGTCAAACATCATGCCTGCAACAGCCGACAGCCCACTGCCCACGCTGCGGCCAACCCCACCCCGCAACAACCACGCAGAACCATCTTTGCAACCGCTGCCTGACCTCCCCCCCTCCTTTCAACTGGCTCAAGGCCGCCGGAATCTATCAAGGACAGCTTGCCGAGCTGCTGCAACAGTTCAAGTTTCACCACAAAACATCCCTGGCATCCCCCCTGGCCGACTTGATCCTGCTCCAACATCAGCAGGCTATCGATGAGTTTGCAGCCGACATCATCGTCCCGACACCACTTCACTTCCAACGGCTCCGTGAACGCGGCTACAACCAAGCCAAGCTGATCGGCCAACAACTGGCAAGACATCTCAACCTCCCCGTTAACTGCTCACTAGCCCTGCGCAACAGACCAACACCGCCACAATCGACACTCAGTCTGAACCAACGCATCGATAATATGCGCGGCGTGTTTTATAGCCCGGAAGCACGCCCTTCAAGAATCCTGCTGATAGACGACATTGCCACCACAACATCCACCGCCCGAGCCTGCAGCCGCGCCCTGACTCAACGCGGCCACACGGTCGCTGTACTGGTTGTCGCCCGAGCGCTGCCTCACCACTGA
- the rsfS gene encoding ribosome silencing factor codes for MQSDQRALLCSEYALDRKALDVKVLHISKLSSLADYLVLATGTSDRQVQAIAESVRLGLKQNHDLQPLAIEGMNEGRWVLLDYGDVMVHVFQQEVRSFYDLDGLWSEAAELEQPQTNKANG; via the coding sequence TTGCAATCCGATCAACGCGCTCTGTTGTGTTCTGAATACGCTCTGGACAGAAAAGCTCTCGACGTCAAGGTGCTCCACATCAGCAAACTGTCATCCCTGGCCGACTATCTGGTCCTGGCCACCGGCACCTCGGACCGTCAGGTGCAGGCCATTGCCGAGTCTGTCCGTCTGGGCCTTAAGCAGAACCACGACCTGCAACCCCTCGCTATCGAAGGGATGAACGAAGGGCGCTGGGTCCTGCTGGACTACGGCGATGTGATGGTGCATGTCTTTCAACAGGAGGTCCGCTCATTTTACGATCTGGACGGCCTGTGGTCTGAGGCGGCTGAACTGGAACAGCCCCAGACAAACAAAGCTAACGGTTAA
- a CDS encoding class II glutamine amidotransferase yields MCRIGAIKSKNYTHPSKALQLMQSQQKGHDNSGFAMVMQDLGGIFEGYKHLPTLSMACTDEGLNLAENILHEAGFRRVLQWVPDTFPSDELDINAMPNYVFETFSYPKSYKHATQEEKEELLLDMRLKMRAALEPDEQGFVYSFWPDVVTLKEIGDPRDIGTFFNLWQEDENFTAKVITAQCRQNTNYDIVRYAAHPFFLQGYTGLANGENTFYQKNKEMQAKLHRGYIGFESDSQCFLYSLHYIHRQLKWPLQYFKHVITPLPFDELQSRDDADQLRSIRQSLAHLEINGPNTIIGVLPDNTLFTCCDAKKLRPVVLGQTEDTIAIASEVCGINEILPDREWSTDIYPNEREIVVINDELEVARWKQ; encoded by the coding sequence ATGTGTCGAATTGGAGCAATTAAAAGTAAAAATTATACCCACCCGAGTAAAGCCCTGCAGTTAATGCAATCTCAGCAAAAAGGGCACGACAACTCTGGGTTTGCCATGGTCATGCAAGACCTGGGCGGTATTTTTGAGGGCTACAAACATCTGCCCACCCTGTCTATGGCCTGTACCGATGAGGGTCTGAATCTGGCGGAAAACATCTTGCACGAAGCCGGCTTTCGCCGCGTTCTGCAATGGGTGCCTGACACCTTCCCCAGCGACGAACTCGACATCAATGCGATGCCGAACTACGTGTTTGAGACCTTCAGCTACCCCAAAAGCTACAAACATGCCACCCAGGAAGAGAAAGAGGAACTGCTGCTCGACATGCGCCTGAAAATGCGCGCCGCGCTGGAGCCGGATGAGCAGGGATTCGTTTACTCATTCTGGCCGGACGTCGTTACCCTGAAAGAGATTGGCGATCCGCGCGATATTGGCACATTCTTCAACTTGTGGCAGGAAGACGAAAATTTTACCGCCAAGGTCATTACCGCCCAATGTCGTCAGAACACCAACTACGACATCGTGCGCTATGCGGCTCACCCGTTTTTCCTCCAGGGATATACCGGACTGGCCAACGGCGAGAACACATTCTACCAGAAGAACAAGGAGATGCAGGCCAAGCTGCACCGCGGCTACATCGGCTTTGAATCGGATTCGCAGTGCTTCCTCTACAGCCTGCACTACATCCACCGCCAACTGAAATGGCCACTGCAGTACTTCAAGCACGTCATCACGCCCCTGCCATTCGATGAGCTGCAGAGCCGTGACGATGCTGACCAGCTGCGCTCCATCCGTCAGTCCCTTGCTCACCTGGAGATTAACGGACCAAACACCATCATCGGTGTGCTGCCGGACAACACACTGTTCACCTGCTGCGACGCTAAAAAACTGCGTCCGGTTGTTCTTGGCCAAACCGAGGACACCATCGCTATCGCTTCAGAAGTATGCGGCATTAACGAAATCCTGCCGGATCGTGAATGGTCGACTGATATTTACCCCAACGAACGCGAAATCGTCGTGATCAATGATGAGCTGGAGGTTGCACGATGGAAACAGTAA
- a CDS encoding glutamate-5-semialdehyde dehydrogenase, which yields MNVAEQMKQLALEAKQAATTMAELSSAVKNDLLCRMAAALESKTSQLQQENEKDLQAARDNGLSSAMIDRLVLNDDRITAMADGLREVAALPDPVGEVTGMWRRPNGIQVGRMRIPLGVIGIIFESRPNVTADAAALCLKSGNAVVLRGGSEAIHSNTAIGAILKNELKGMGLPEAALQVVTTTDRQAVNELLKLDEEIDLIIPRGGEGLIRFVSENSHIPVIKHYKGVCHTFVDADADTDMATEICLNAKVQRPGVCNAMETLLIHKDIAETFVPHIARAMKQHKVELRGCPATCALTDDAVAATEADWDEEYLDLILAVRVVDNLDQAIDHIRRHTSLHTEVIVTSNYANAQKFTRSVNSSVTMVNASSRFSDGNQLGLGAEIGISTTKLHSFGPMGLEDLTTRKFVVFGDGQVRP from the coding sequence ATGAATGTTGCAGAGCAGATGAAACAACTGGCCCTGGAGGCCAAACAAGCGGCGACAACCATGGCCGAGCTCTCTTCGGCAGTCAAAAATGACCTGTTATGTCGTATGGCTGCAGCCCTGGAATCCAAAACCAGCCAGCTGCAACAGGAGAACGAAAAAGACCTTCAGGCAGCTCGCGACAACGGCTTGTCCAGCGCCATGATCGACCGCCTGGTTCTCAATGATGACCGCATCACAGCCATGGCTGACGGCCTGCGGGAAGTCGCCGCACTGCCCGACCCGGTCGGTGAAGTTACCGGCATGTGGCGCCGCCCCAACGGCATCCAGGTAGGCCGCATGCGCATTCCGCTGGGCGTTATCGGCATCATTTTCGAATCCCGGCCCAATGTCACCGCCGACGCAGCCGCCCTGTGCCTGAAGAGTGGCAATGCCGTGGTCCTGCGAGGCGGCTCTGAAGCCATTCATTCCAACACCGCTATCGGTGCCATCCTCAAAAACGAGCTAAAAGGCATGGGACTGCCGGAAGCCGCCCTCCAGGTGGTCACCACTACGGATCGCCAGGCTGTCAATGAGCTGTTAAAACTCGACGAGGAGATCGATCTGATCATTCCCCGCGGCGGCGAAGGCCTGATTCGTTTTGTCAGCGAGAACTCGCATATCCCGGTGATCAAGCACTACAAAGGGGTGTGTCACACGTTTGTCGATGCCGACGCCGACACCGATATGGCCACCGAGATCTGCCTTAATGCCAAGGTGCAGCGTCCCGGCGTGTGCAACGCCATGGAAACCCTGCTGATCCACAAGGACATTGCGGAAACCTTTGTACCGCATATTGCCCGAGCCATGAAGCAGCACAAAGTGGAACTACGCGGCTGCCCGGCCACCTGCGCCCTGACTGATGACGCGGTCGCCGCCACGGAAGCCGATTGGGACGAGGAATACCTCGACCTGATCCTTGCGGTCCGCGTGGTCGACAACCTCGATCAGGCCATTGACCACATCCGCCGCCATACCTCGCTCCACACCGAGGTCATCGTCACCAGCAATTACGCCAACGCGCAAAAATTTACCCGTAGCGTCAACTCCAGTGTCACCATGGTTAACGCGTCGTCACGCTTTTCCGACGGCAACCAGCTTGGTCTCGGCGCTGAAATCGGTATTTCAACCACAAAGCTGCACTCCTTTGGCCCCATGGGGCTGGAGGACCTGACCACGCGCAAATTCGTGGTCTTCGGCGACGGCCAAGTGCGCCCCTGA
- the nadD gene encoding nicotinate (nicotinamide) nucleotide adenylyltransferase, with protein MKTGIIGGTFNPIHLGHLAIAREMQQRFALDRVLFIPAAIPPHKKVAGLPPFAQRLAMVECAIAGTDGFEACDIEGHRQGKSYSRDTLQQLHALYPEDSFYFLIGMDSLHSLHTWYHFEDIFPLCNLVVARRPGVAKPASTDALPVAIRGQFCYDSVLKTFCHTSGSHLYFLTESFINISSTQIRHNLADNRPVEEALPQAVYEYIKTHHLYASGKG; from the coding sequence ATGAAGACAGGGATTATCGGCGGCACGTTCAACCCCATCCACCTGGGACACCTGGCCATTGCCCGGGAAATGCAGCAACGCTTTGCGTTAGACCGGGTGTTATTTATCCCGGCAGCCATCCCACCACATAAAAAGGTTGCGGGATTGCCGCCGTTTGCACAACGACTGGCCATGGTTGAGTGCGCGATTGCCGGGACAGACGGCTTTGAGGCATGCGACATTGAAGGACATCGCCAAGGCAAAAGCTATTCACGCGACACCCTGCAACAGCTTCATGCTCTTTACCCCGAGGACAGCTTCTATTTCCTTATCGGCATGGACTCGCTTCACAGCTTGCACACTTGGTACCATTTCGAGGATATTTTCCCCTTATGCAATCTGGTCGTCGCCCGTCGTCCGGGCGTGGCGAAACCAGCGTCGACAGACGCTCTGCCCGTTGCTATCCGCGGGCAGTTCTGTTATGATTCCGTACTTAAAACTTTTTGCCACACAAGTGGCAGCCACCTGTATTTCCTGACGGAATCGTTCATCAACATTTCGTCAACACAAATACGTCACAACCTGGCTGACAACCGCCCTGTTGAAGAGGCACTTCCACAGGCGGTCTACGAATACATCAAGACGCATCACCTGTATGCGTCCGGGAAAGGTTAA
- the gpmI gene encoding 2,3-bisphosphoglycerate-independent phosphoglycerate mutase, with protein sequence MAAAQRPVILTILDGWGINPDRENNAAALADTPFLDGLFQRYPNSRLEASGLAVGLPEGQMGNSEVGHLNIGAGRVVYQDLTRITKSISDGDFFTNAALCEAMDHTKARGGDLHLMGLLSDGGVHSLNSHLYALVKLAKDKEIEKVYIHAFMDGRDTPPRSGANYLQQLEKQLQQLGTGTIATISGRFYAMDRDQRWERVEQAYRAMVERQGNTFPSSAAAIQDSYANDVSDEFIVPCLIDGGKAVSDGDGMIFFNFRADRAREISRAFTTEDFDGFSRQRKIDLAHYVCMTEYDEHLKLPVAFPTETYPNILAQTVSAAGLKQLHIAETEKYAHVTFFFNGGNETSYTGEDRILVPSPKEVATYDLKPQMSAEEVTRQVTEQIRSNTYDLIILNFANPDMVGHTGVLSAAITAMETIDHCVKQVVETALDAGGCLLITADHGNCEQMADASGSPHTAHTSNPVPLLYVSEHTDGVTLSPGKLADLAPTLLQLLDLPQPTEMTGHSLLSNS encoded by the coding sequence ATGGCCGCTGCCCAACGTCCCGTCATCCTGACCATTCTCGACGGCTGGGGAATCAATCCCGACCGGGAGAATAACGCTGCAGCCCTGGCTGACACGCCATTTCTTGACGGACTGTTCCAGCGCTACCCCAACAGCCGCCTGGAAGCATCAGGGCTGGCTGTCGGACTGCCGGAAGGACAAATGGGCAATTCGGAAGTGGGGCATTTAAATATCGGTGCCGGTCGGGTCGTTTATCAAGACCTGACCCGCATCACCAAAAGCATCAGCGACGGCGACTTCTTCACCAACGCGGCTCTTTGCGAAGCCATGGACCACACCAAAGCCCGGGGCGGTGATCTACACCTCATGGGTCTGCTTTCCGATGGCGGAGTCCACTCGCTAAACAGCCACCTCTACGCACTGGTTAAGCTGGCCAAAGACAAGGAAATCGAAAAAGTTTACATCCATGCCTTTATGGATGGCCGCGACACCCCGCCACGCAGTGGCGCAAACTATTTACAGCAACTCGAAAAGCAGCTGCAGCAACTCGGCACGGGAACCATTGCCACCATCTCCGGCCGCTTCTACGCCATGGACCGCGACCAACGCTGGGAGCGGGTTGAACAGGCCTACCGTGCCATGGTCGAGCGCCAAGGCAACACATTCCCTTCCAGCGCTGCCGCAATTCAAGACTCCTACGCCAATGATGTCAGCGACGAATTTATCGTGCCCTGCCTCATCGACGGCGGCAAAGCCGTCAGCGACGGTGACGGCATGATCTTTTTCAATTTCCGTGCAGACCGGGCGCGCGAAATCTCCCGCGCTTTCACGACAGAGGATTTCGACGGGTTCTCCCGACAGAGAAAAATCGATCTGGCCCATTACGTGTGCATGACCGAGTACGACGAGCACCTCAAACTGCCCGTTGCTTTCCCGACCGAAACCTATCCCAACATTCTGGCCCAAACAGTCTCAGCGGCCGGACTGAAACAACTGCACATTGCCGAAACAGAAAAATATGCCCACGTCACCTTCTTTTTCAATGGCGGCAATGAAACCAGCTACACCGGCGAAGACCGAATCCTGGTCCCGTCACCAAAAGAGGTAGCCACCTACGACCTGAAACCACAAATGAGCGCTGAAGAGGTCACCCGCCAAGTTACGGAGCAAATTCGCAGCAACACCTACGACCTGATCATCCTCAACTTTGCCAATCCGGACATGGTCGGTCACACCGGCGTTCTCTCCGCAGCCATCACCGCGATGGAAACGATTGACCACTGCGTTAAACAGGTTGTAGAAACCGCTCTGGACGCCGGCGGATGCCTTCTGATCACCGCTGACCACGGCAATTGCGAGCAGATGGCGGACGCATCCGGCTCGCCACACACAGCACACACCAGCAACCCGGTTCCGCTCCTCTACGTCAGTGAGCACACTGACGGAGTTACCCTGTCCCCTGGAAAACTCGCGGATCTGGCCCCAACATTACTGCAACTGCTGGACCTGCCGCAACCGACAGAGATGACCGGCCACAGCCTGCTCAGCAATAGCTGA
- a CDS encoding tetratricopeptide repeat protein — protein MTLMSFLLVVIMFLAFFVFFSGINPQEMTIFFLPDSSVTYPVTVVVIGCILVGLFIGYGFHLYGALTYGMRNWLRGRGEKRNKEIETIYRDGVGRLLSGDIKKAHALLQKAIDKNPNKVESYIALASVNTQEGNQQGAITLLRKAKSINGKSLEVLFKLAATYEDLGEDDSACKEIEEILELEKDNRKAIRALRDLHMKHQRWEQALELQKRLLKAGPSGNRIQEEKEKLLSIRYEVARQKLANNDEDQAISSLKQIIKEAPEFTAARVTLGDAYAQQNNAEDAALIWQDSYKKLGRSVFLSRLENLYIEQEDPQSLLSFYSSALMARSNDLVLRFFYGKLCLRLEMVDEALEHIYTVESSAPDFPQIHLLLAEAHRRRNRIDEAIGEYQKALGVDNQLSLGYVCDCCGTTSLEWMSRCEQCGTWGSYSIAFRKLIEDRKVVEPVIPQPGA, from the coding sequence ATGACCCTCATGTCATTTCTTCTCGTTGTCATCATGTTCCTGGCTTTTTTTGTCTTCTTCTCAGGCATCAACCCCCAGGAAATGACTATTTTTTTCCTGCCGGACAGTTCGGTCACGTACCCGGTCACGGTTGTGGTCATTGGCTGTATTCTGGTTGGTCTGTTCATCGGCTACGGTTTTCACCTCTACGGCGCACTGACCTACGGAATGCGCAACTGGCTGCGTGGCCGCGGTGAGAAGAGAAACAAAGAGATCGAGACCATCTACCGTGACGGCGTCGGTCGCCTGCTCTCCGGTGACATCAAAAAAGCCCACGCCCTACTGCAAAAAGCCATCGACAAAAATCCAAACAAGGTGGAAAGCTACATCGCTCTGGCTAGCGTCAACACCCAGGAAGGCAACCAACAGGGGGCAATCACCTTACTGCGCAAAGCCAAAAGTATTAACGGCAAAAGCCTCGAAGTTCTGTTCAAACTGGCGGCCACCTACGAAGATCTGGGCGAAGACGATTCAGCGTGCAAGGAGATCGAAGAGATCCTTGAACTGGAGAAGGATAACCGCAAAGCTATCCGCGCCTTACGCGACCTCCACATGAAGCATCAGCGCTGGGAACAGGCACTTGAGCTGCAGAAGCGTTTGCTCAAGGCTGGCCCGAGTGGCAACCGCATCCAGGAGGAGAAAGAAAAACTTCTCTCCATCCGTTACGAGGTTGCTCGCCAGAAACTGGCCAACAATGATGAAGATCAGGCCATTTCGTCCCTAAAACAGATCATCAAGGAAGCACCGGAGTTTACGGCGGCCCGCGTCACCCTCGGCGATGCCTACGCCCAGCAGAACAATGCGGAAGATGCAGCACTCATCTGGCAAGACAGCTACAAAAAACTCGGCCGCAGTGTGTTTCTCTCTCGCCTGGAGAATCTCTACATTGAGCAGGAAGATCCGCAATCCCTGCTGTCCTTTTACAGCAGCGCTCTGATGGCACGCAGCAACGACCTGGTGTTGCGCTTTTTCTACGGCAAACTGTGTCTGCGTCTGGAAATGGTTGACGAAGCTCTTGAGCACATCTACACCGTGGAGAGCTCCGCACCCGACTTCCCGCAGATCCACCTGCTGCTGGCCGAAGCGCATCGTCGCCGTAACCGCATTGACGAAGCGATCGGGGAATACCAGAAAGCCCTTGGCGTCGACAACCAACTCAGCCTCGGATATGTCTGCGACTGCTGCGGCACCACCTCTCTGGAGTGGATGAGCCGCTGCGAACAGTGTGGCACCTGGGGCAGCTACAGCATCGCCTTCCGCAAGCTGATCGAAGACCGCAAGGTTGTCGAGCCGGTGATCCCCCAGCCAGGAGCATAA